In the genome of Daucus carota subsp. sativus chromosome 9, DH1 v3.0, whole genome shotgun sequence, the window tgaagactcatccagaacagcttaccaagtttgatttaaaagctgatcaAGGCATTTTTGTGGgatatcctctgacaacaaaggccttcagagtctataatctaagaaccaaggtgatcatggaatccatacatgtgtcatttgatgacaaaagaattatgggtttagcagatatggatgatcatgaagaactgcattttaaaaatgaagaaatattctctgattcgacaaactctgatgaacagtcaaactctgactgtgaacaaaatacagcaaactctggtgaaaatttacaagttcatgatgatgaagcaattgttgagggggagcatcagaatgtttcagactctacccaagactcatcagagaatgctgactcaaactcatcagagaatactgattcaaactctgatagcacaaatttagggggagctatagagaatgatcaacagaatcaagagagcatggatcaaaggggaggatccaatgatgaaaatggtcaacttccacatgctaggaagtggacaaaatctcacacacctgatttaataattggcaatccagaagcaggtgtgcaaacaaggacagctacagcaaatgagtgtttacatcattgcttcctgtcacaaactgaacctaagaaagtggaggaagctcttcaagatgctgactggattcaagcaatgcaagaggagctaaatgagtttgagagaaacaaagtatggaccctagtaccaagacctaaagacagatccatagttggtacaaaatgggtattcagaaacaaaactgacagtgagggtgtcattacaagaaataaagcaaggcttgtggcaaaagggtactcacaacaggaaggtattgattatgatgggacatttgctccagttgcaagattggaggcaattagaatctttctggcctatgctgctcacaagaaattcaaggtatttcagatggatgtcaaaagtgcttttctaaatgggaaactggatgaggaggtatatgttgaacaacctccaggctttgtggatccaaagcatccagactatgtgtatagattggacaaggcactttatggactaaagcaggctccaagggcatggtatgaaactctggctcaatttcttcttgaaagtggatttactagaggtaccatagataaaaccctgttttatttgaatcatggtaatgatctgcttttagttcaaatctatgttgatgacattatttttggctccactaatgctaaactctgtcaaagatttgccaagctcatgcagtcaaggtaccaaatgagcatgatgggggaactcagttattttctgggtttacaagttaaacagactgaagatgggatttttatcaatcaagccaagtacaccagaaatctcttgaagaaatttggtatgcaagacagttcagctgcaactactcctatggcaacagtaaccaaactagacaaagatactggtgcatcagtggatatcacaaactatagaggaatgattggatctttgctctatctgactgcaagtagaccagacatcatgtatgccacatgtctatgtgcaagatttcaggcagatccaagagagcctcatctgattgcagtaaaaaggatattcagatatctcaagggaaccacatcattgggattatggtatcctagagaatcagattttagtctaattggatactctgatgcagattttgcaggttgcaaaattgacaggaaaagcacaagtgggagttgtcaatttctgggtggaagactagtttcttggtacagcaagaagcagaagtccatttcaacatcaacagcagagtcagagtatatagctgcaggcagctgctgtgctcaaattctttggatgaagaatcaactgttggactatgggttatctttTTCTaatattcctatttattgtgataaccaaagtgctattgctatgacaggaaacccagttcaacattctctgacaaagcacatcagtataagatatcattttataagggagcatgtggaggaaggaaccattgaacttcactttgttcctactgatcagcagctagcagatatattcaccaaaccactaagtgaagcaacctttactaggctggtgaatgagctaggaatgatatcaggaactgagtaaacataatggtcagatctttcaaatttcaattgtcaaattaccatatgtattgctcacaaatttgccatgatatactctgattgttaaaatctgatgacattctctgatgatatactctgtgtgctatactctgatgatattctctgatcgtcattctctgacgatattctctgatgtttgtaaaatctgaatcttgattaatgatctCATTCTtttttctctgagacaaataacctgtgaagatattatgaagcatgatctgaattagtaatcatgaatctcagttaagttctttaatcttgatctcaattttgtgcagttaagttctttaatcttgatctcaattttgtgctatgttacactatatgcatgttaatatcattgagactctattacttcacatatcttaattataagtgagactgattaatttgcattttctctcagtaaattagacagtgattataaactctgatgctatacatacccctgcaaataagcatagtactcctttgagatcttagatgtctatatgacagtgactgggaagacccaaacacttactggtattaagtaattgccaagattttataatctatggtgaccagtcacaatctctgattactggagaaatactgttgcaaaataatatttaaaggtcgtaaTTCATTTACACCGAAAAgcgtccttaaaaaaaaaaaaaaaaagggttagcTTAccttatatatttctccatcagagtatgtcttttgtctatgtcttgagagtttaaataaattattcttgtctaccttataattacgaaattgtgaaattctctagtctctgacttaatatgttaaatcacacacattatttcacaagcacattttttagctatggattttatgacaaactctgattttttgatgaattttctaaaaatcatgtctttattctgaggtatttagaatttattttctttaatttaaatctcagagtttaaaatttgagggatttgatcttgattttctaaactcttatacatttcaggagttcaaatattcagagaatatgaagggagtattccaaacggatgtattgttagtgggtttacatggaaaacattttaataggagaacgtgtaatcagcatttataactgcacatgttttactgcgctcatgattattactctcttttctccatcccactaactctcatctaccagttaaaatctgacaggtgtccaagtgaacaaagagccatgcgtgtacaactaaacaaaatctgaagagtttatcacatcagattttattgcttattattcacttatacacttaatccttacacacactctcttcacaaactcttactctcttctctctgaaattcaaatcttctctcacacacctcctcaaacaccttctttcacaaactctgttctaatggccactacagcattTATCTTTGCAGTTGTGGAATTTGTtaccaataaccatgctgccattctaaacactgccgacactccaagggattatcatctcatgcagcaatttctggcacagagtgccattgctaccgcccttaccgctcctgccagactctcaggaagccaaatcatcaatttttggaggacgggtaagtatgacaatggtggtgaagatggatcaccatcaattgtgttttcatatgaaggggaggaatattttgttactccagccacagtcagagcagcattcaacctgccagagctcgacactgcttatatcactaatggagatgcaaatctgagaacaatgatgactgatttgggctacagtgaatcacttgaaaaattgggacaactgaagcgcccagggctcagaagggaatggagtttcttcttcgactgcatcaccagggcctttcaaaagaagtctacaaactgggatgccataccaatggacatgctgcagattgggtattctctgatctactctactaattttgattttggtagattagttcttagaaatattggtgaaagaatgcatgagaatagacaagtcatatatttctcaagattctgtcaattattgtttaatgctactgttggtgaggtagattttgatgttgatgatgagatcaagccattcaggcttcataaaagagtgtttaaggacctcatctccaaggatgagaagtatccaattcagagacctcttctaattccagctcaagttagagctaggatggatatgcccccagtacaacaacaacaacaaccacaaccacaacagcctcaacctccagtctctcctacaatccccaaacaacccagaacttctgcatccaggTCTAAAaaggctacaaagtctgatgaaaacCCCTCTACtcagaagaccagaacctctgttgcaacacaagttctgaagacaaagtctgataaaccagcaaactctgatgctgtaaactctgatcctttaaacactgaagctgcttctcctcaaaagcagaaaagaagaaaactggttgcagcctatgattatgatgatcttgaacctgcacatgctgtaaactctgaacctattcctacaacaaactctgaacctgttcagatCAGTCCTCAACAAAAgccagctagattcaaaagaagagcTCAAAAGCCTGCGAGGGCAAAGGTACCCATAACAGAAATCACAGATTttactcttgaggaagagcaagcaccatccacttCACTTCTTGATTTATcacaagctctgatggtgcatcctctacaagctgttccaatctctgctGCCACAGCatcctctacttcatctgaagtagatgaggaaattatATGCAAGGAAAAAgatacagctgaagctgagacaCCAGTGTCTGATTTTAAcattccattatctgatcatggcccctccactccaattcctcattctccaatgaaaattcctgagggtgccattgttcatgatacagctccagaaaactacaagtcagatgctgtagtTGAAGAACCTGATCAGGTAGCAGTGGAAGCACTGGAGtcccttgctaaggctggtgaagagcctagcaaatcaaaagctgatgatcaagaaaaatctgttcaaGAACCTGATGAGAAAGTTGctaatcctgcatctgataatgatgaggatgatgacagttcagatgatgacaatgatgaaaatgataaTGAAGCTTCTctgtcacatctacaacaaaagtgggagtctaccagccaatataatgccaggctgcaaactctggacacaaactctgagccacttcccagggatcttcaggaattgagatatgtctcacacatatttcaaataaagaacaagtcatgccaacacatctccaacctgctcaaagatcaaatcagaagaaagatgggtattacaggaaacaaaaatgctggacctttcattcctaaatatctcaatcataaaggacagctggttgagatgaagaaaaattcagcaaaaatagtaacaatagctggaatcagaactcttgcattcaatgaagagtctaataaagcttacaatatcaggctggatagagacttgagaagaaacaagatatatgatctcagagctgcaatttatcaaactggagtttcagatccagagctgagagagatcaagagacagatgattacaatacttgaagaagctgaaagagaactcctcagaggatatctaaagacagcaaatggtgtctatgaagctaaggagtaaagtatctgtaagttttaaaagttttctgttatatagttaaactctgttgcatttgacttatctgttttgacatcatcaattatctgttaacttgcacataacatatttatgcacaagttgggggagattgttagatataattgatgattactaatgttcttaaagtttgttttagaacaggagtgatcagagtttaaactggaagctgatcagagtttgatgaagctgatcagagtttgataaagtctgatcagagtttacatagtcaagactcgtcagagtttacacgtggaaagagctcagaagcggatatacttcaaggaaggatagaagcggaggagtgatttgctgactatggaaactaaacagaaaactggagcaatctttgattgatagaatacatagctgatttataggatatcaaatcagagattgattttgtaactgtgtctatataaacacagaatagggttactctatatgagttgagttatcgagtacattgttaagaaccctagcagctcttagtgataatatataaatcactgagagagtttttgtaaccattcaagctttgtgaataagagtttattgttttcaatctctcatattgttatactgtgttacagattgtgatcactatatcatcttatatagtgagtttataggacctaacattttcttcaagctttttctgtaaactacaatggcgccaatgaagaaatacACTTCACCAACTGGgttcatctatgagaagaacaatttTGCTTCATTTGTGGACACGAAAGCTgtaaaagaaaaagagtttCACAGGATCATGGAGTTTATCAAAGTCAGCCAACTCTCCCATGCCAGGCTTGCAACTCCCACTATCTATCATGAAGTAGTGGAAGAGATGTGGACTTCGGCTGAGTtcaatagtgaggatgaaactctaaccttctctcTTAAAAATGAAATGCATACTGTTAATTCTGATGTCATGAAAGCATGTTTTAGCATTCCTGAGGACAATGTCTCTTCATTacctagtgatgttcagttgaTTAACTTGCTTTATGCCATGAActatgttttaccaactgatgctTTAGGTAAAATTGAgaggaggggtcttaggagagaatggagttatcttTGTGATGCTTTTGTTAAGTCattctctggtaaaattagtaacttcaatgctattacttctcaaattttgcaaatgctttatatgttcttgacaaatgagtactttaattttggtggtttgatgatccaagaaattggggagaaactaggtgataaaactgatagacctaagaacatatattatgttaggtttgtcatgatgctagctaatcatcttgaTGAGAAGCAAGTTATCACTAatcaggaagccaagcttccaagcTTTGTGCAGGagaagagagtctttaaagacctcttaaggatgaatctctacccctccttggaggtgatttacctgccaatcatggagcctggtaaagaaaaagaggtacatggctatcctactactctttctcaaccctcaccttctt includes:
- the LOC135149490 gene encoding histone H2A.Z-specific chaperone CHZ1-like — translated: MVHPLQAVPISAATASSTSSEVDEEIICKEKDTAEAETPVSDFNIPLSDHGPSTPIPHSPMKIPEGAIVHDTAPENYKSDAVVEEPDQVAVEALESLAKAGEEPSKSKADDQEKSVQEPDEKVANPASDNDEDDDSSDDDNDENDNEASLSHLQQNEFIGPNIFFKLFL